The segment AAAGCAACAGAGCGTTGTAAGCGGTTTGCAGCTCAATCCCGATTTTGTCACGAACCATACGAAGCTTCTCGTTGATCTGGACAATCTTACCGTTGGTTTCTTGAATCTTGCCGCGTGCTTTACGACGCTGAACCGGAACCTCGCTAGTGAATCCGATCACTAGTTCAAAGTCGCCCTTGTCGTCCGATTTTGTAGCTGGATCGCCCATGTCCTGCGACGCTTCGGTGACGAAATCAAATCGCGGCAACATTTCATTGCAAGCCAATTGACGGTCATATTGGACGTGCCGGATGTCAAGCTGAAGCAATTTAGGCTCGGGACGGCGACTCAGGGCCGCAGCCAAGTCCGATTGAAAATCGCTGAGCGGTGGCGGCTCAATGACGGGAAAACGTTCTGGCAACCACGTATCCTCCGGTACCATCGGCTGGCCATTTGGGTCTCGCAGAAACAACGCCAACTTGAATGACGTTGCACGGAACTTCTGCTCGGTCTCGAAGACTTTTGCTTGTCGTTCAGCGACCAACTGTTGATTCAAGATCAGGTCAATTTCAGCAAACTTCCCTGCTTTAACTCCAACTTCGAATTGCTCACCTCGTTCCTCCGCAAGTTTTAGCATTTCGCGTTGTGCTTCTAAGACGCCGCCCATCGCAACCCATTCCCAATAGACGGCGGCTGCATCACGTGAAATGTCCAAGATCGTTTGCTGGATGATTGGGCCGGCAGCTTGCTGGGCAAGAGAAGCTTGAAAAACAGCGACACGCTGCGGATCAATCGCGCGACCTTGAAGCAGTGGCTGTGTGAACGCAACTTTGAATTCACCGGCATCGTCGGTTTGACGTTCTTTGTACCAAGGCTGATAGAAGCCGCGACCAATGCGATACCCCGCAGCAACGTATCCGCCCCACCAAGTCTGCCGAGCGACGCCCAATCCGTTGCGATAATTCCTGTAAAAACCAGTCGGCTCGGAAAGCGAGTGGGCTTGCAGCTTGGTGTCAAATGCCCCGTATGCCGCAAGCAATTGCCCGCTCGCGATGCCTGGCTGCTGGCGAGCGCGGGCGATGTCGGGATACGAACGATACAGACTGGCAACGACGTCGGCGAGCGAGAGCGGGTCGACGGAGTTTTCCTCAGCGAGTATTTCCTCGCCTGACTGCGCTTCAAGCTCTTCGCTGACCTCCTCGTCGACCAGCATCAAAAACTGGGCAAACGATTTTTCAGACGCAAGCTGTTTGTCCTGGGCAGCCGCGTTGCGGGACGCAACAAAAACGCAAACAAAGATCAAAAAACACGCAATCGTTATATTTTTGGCAATTTGACTTTGCTGCCTTTGTCCTTGTCTTTGCCAGGCTCGTCGACTGCGACCACAGGCGGAAATCCGTTTAGTTGACGCCATATCTCATAACCGAGAGGAACTTGTTTAAGCAGCACCCAACCGTTGGCGCGGACACCCTGCCGTAAGTATCGGTCATCCGGCCATCCGTCCTCCCGGTCAAAATGATTATCCGGGGTCACAACCACCCGAAAGTTCCCCTTTCCATCGTCGGTTGGGAAGACTCGGTTGACTTTACCGCCAAACGTGCCGACAGCAACGGACGGCCAGCCGACAAATTGAACCGCAGGCCAACCCTCGAATTGCAAGCGAACTCGGTCACCCTCATGCAATAGCGGCATGTCATTGCCACTCACTTTCATCTCCACAGCCAGTTCGTCCGTGTCGGGAACGATGACAAACAACTGATCGCCTTCTTTGATCGTGTCGCTGCCGGTTAAGCCAAACCATTGTTGGATATAGCCCGATCGCGGAGCGGTCACTTCGAGGCGATCGAATTCGTTGCGTTTGTTTCGCAAGTCGAGCAATTCCTTTTCGATCGTGTTGATCTTCTGCATCGACTCGAGAACCTTTTGGCTCGCTTCACGATTCTTGATGTCAATTTCTTGCATCTTCGATTCAATCTCTTCTTCCTTAGACAGCAGCATCGCCGACACTTCGTGAACTGCGTTTTCGGCTTTACTGAGTTTGGCGGATTGTGATTCAACAGCCTGTTGCTTGGAGAACAGCTCTTCTTTGGAAACCAAACCACGGCTGGCGACCTGCTCGGCGATTCGAAGCTGATTTCGTTTGTCGGTCAATTCGGCTTGGATCGAAGCAACTTCGTTTTTGGCTTGCTCCCACTTTTGTTTCGCCGCCAGCAGGTCTTGCTTAAGTGACAGCGCCAGGCTGTCGCCGCTGCTTTGTTGCAATACCGCAGCTTGCTTTGCAACTTCGAGACTCGAAATGGCCGACGCTTCTTTCGATTCAGTCGCGATGATCTGTGT is part of the Rubripirellula reticaptiva genome and harbors:
- a CDS encoding TolC family protein: MIFVCVFVASRNAAAQDKQLASEKSFAQFLMLVDEEVSEELEAQSGEEILAEENSVDPLSLADVVASLYRSYPDIARARQQPGIASGQLLAAYGAFDTKLQAHSLSEPTGFYRNYRNGLGVARQTWWGGYVAAGYRIGRGFYQPWYKERQTDDAGEFKVAFTQPLLQGRAIDPQRVAVFQASLAQQAAGPIIQQTILDISRDAAAVYWEWVAMGGVLEAQREMLKLAEERGEQFEVGVKAGKFAEIDLILNQQLVAERQAKVFETEQKFRATSFKLALFLRDPNGQPMVPEDTWLPERFPVIEPPPLSDFQSDLAAALSRRPEPKLLQLDIRHVQYDRQLACNEMLPRFDFVTEASQDMGDPATKSDDKGDFELVIGFTSEVPVQRRKARGKIQETNGKIVQINEKLRMVRDKIGIELQTAYNALLLSEQVVEQTEVSLRAALETLDRYRFAFEQGKIDLIYLNLLETKANETEIKLVEAQRNWFAALSQMQITLGLDPLDQAMAVSSLPDSDMPGPGNLPQTSRWKPAPPKPAVPKPE
- a CDS encoding HlyD family secretion protein, which translates into the protein MIEEPENQEDFSTLQLVRTGNLVRVFSRLTFIVLVLTFIGLVFVPWRQTARGIGTVVALDPQQRPQPVLSPSKGVVSYVKDGLREGTYVEQGELLLRLTPFAADGVLQIDTQIIATESKEASAISSLEVAKQAAVLQQSSGDSLALSLKQDLLAAKQKWEQAKNEVASIQAELTDKRNQLRIAEQVASRGLVSKEELFSKQQAVESQSAKLSKAENAVHEVSAMLLSKEEEIESKMQEIDIKNREASQKVLESMQKINTIEKELLDLRNKRNEFDRLEVTAPRSGYIQQWFGLTGSDTIKEGDQLFVIVPDTDELAVEMKVSGNDMPLLHEGDRVRLQFEGWPAVQFVGWPSVAVGTFGGKVNRVFPTDDGKGNFRVVVTPDNHFDREDGWPDDRYLRQGVRANGWVLLKQVPLGYEIWRQLNGFPPVVAVDEPGKDKDKGSKVKLPKI